One window of Pseudomonas sp. ML2-2023-3 genomic DNA carries:
- a CDS encoding inner membrane protein YpjD: MLPLSPSLLPSLAAACLYAAATFYQGSCLRQGAKANKRLLVTLGILAVLAHAASLFTHLMTPAGLELDFFSAASLIAAAVITVTLVACARIPVENLLLLLYPLGMLTVLLSEFAPPGTVQVINEEPGILAHILLSILAYGMFTIAVFQALLLSLQNYQLKHKHPKGLIKNFPPLQTMESLLFGFLWAGWSLLSMSLISGWLFLGNLFAQHLVHKTLLACLAWIVFSVLLLGRYHLGWRGHKAIRWTFAGFCLLMLAYFGSKLVREYILHI, encoded by the coding sequence ATGCTCCCCTTGTCACCCAGCTTGCTACCCAGCCTCGCCGCCGCCTGCTTATATGCCGCTGCGACCTTCTATCAAGGCTCTTGCCTGCGCCAAGGCGCAAAGGCGAACAAACGCCTGTTGGTGACGCTTGGCATTCTTGCCGTGCTCGCCCACGCCGCCAGCCTGTTTACCCACCTGATGACGCCTGCCGGCCTTGAACTGGACTTTTTCAGTGCAGCCAGCCTGATTGCCGCGGCCGTGATCACCGTGACCCTGGTTGCCTGCGCACGGATACCGGTCGAGAACCTGCTGCTGCTTTTATATCCGCTGGGCATGCTGACAGTGCTGCTGTCCGAATTCGCGCCGCCCGGCACGGTTCAGGTCATTAATGAAGAGCCCGGCATACTCGCGCATATCCTGCTGTCGATCCTGGCCTATGGCATGTTCACCATCGCGGTGTTCCAGGCATTGCTGCTGTCGCTGCAGAACTATCAGCTCAAGCACAAGCATCCCAAGGGCCTGATCAAAAACTTCCCGCCGCTGCAAACCATGGAAAGCCTGCTGTTCGGCTTCTTGTGGGCCGGCTGGTCACTGCTCTCGATGTCCCTGATTTCCGGCTGGCTGTTTTTGGGCAACCTGTTCGCCCAGCACCTGGTGCACAAAACCTTGCTGGCCTGCCTGGCATGGATCGTATTCAGCGTGCTCCTGCTGGGCCGTTATCACCTCGGCTGGCGCGGCCACAAAGCCATCCGCTGGACGTTTGCCGGCTTTTGCCTGTTGATGCTGGCCTACTTTGGCAGCAAGCTGGTTCGTGAATACATTCTGCATATCTGA
- the ffh gene encoding signal recognition particle protein, which produces MFENLTDRLSQTLRHVTGKAKLTEDNIKDTLREVRMALLEADVALPVVKDFVNAVKERAVGTEVSRSLTPGQAFVKIVQAELESLMGAANEDLVLNVTPPAVVLMAGLQGAGKTTTAGKLARFLKERKKKTVMVVSADVYRPAAIKQLETLANEVGVTFFPSDLSQKPVDIARAAIAEAKLKFIDVVILDTAGRLHIDAEMMAEIQELHAAVKPAETLFVVDAMTGQDAANTAKAFGDALPLTGVILTKVDGDARGGAALSVRAITGKPIKFIGMGEKSDALEPFHPDRIASRILGMGDVLSLIEQAEQTLDKDKADKLAKKLKKGKGFDLEDFRDQLQQMKNMGGLGGLMDKLPNMGGVNLAQMGNAQGAAEKQFKQMEAIINSMTPAERRDPELISGSRKRRIAMGSGTQVQDIGRLIKQHKQMQKMMKKFSTKGGMAKMMRGMGSMMPGGGMPKM; this is translated from the coding sequence ATGTTTGAAAATTTAACCGATCGTCTCTCGCAGACGCTGCGCCATGTCACCGGCAAGGCCAAGCTGACCGAGGACAATATCAAAGACACCCTGCGTGAAGTGCGCATGGCGTTGCTGGAAGCCGATGTGGCGTTGCCAGTCGTCAAAGACTTCGTCAACGCGGTCAAAGAGCGCGCTGTAGGCACAGAAGTGTCCCGCAGCCTGACGCCTGGCCAGGCGTTTGTGAAGATCGTCCAGGCTGAGCTTGAAAGCCTGATGGGCGCTGCCAACGAGGATCTGGTCCTCAATGTCACGCCGCCAGCCGTTGTATTGATGGCCGGTTTGCAGGGTGCGGGTAAAACCACCACCGCCGGCAAGCTGGCGCGCTTCCTTAAAGAGCGCAAAAAGAAAACCGTGATGGTGGTCTCGGCCGACGTTTATCGTCCGGCAGCGATCAAGCAGCTCGAAACCCTGGCCAATGAAGTCGGCGTGACCTTCTTCCCGTCCGACTTGAGCCAGAAGCCGGTAGACATCGCTCGCGCAGCCATTGCTGAAGCGAAGCTGAAGTTCATCGACGTGGTCATCCTCGATACCGCGGGCCGCCTGCATATCGATGCCGAGATGATGGCCGAGATTCAGGAGCTGCACGCGGCCGTCAAGCCTGCTGAAACCCTGTTTGTCGTTGACGCCATGACCGGCCAGGATGCGGCCAACACCGCCAAGGCTTTCGGCGACGCATTGCCGCTGACCGGCGTGATCCTGACCAAGGTCGACGGTGATGCCCGTGGCGGTGCGGCGCTGTCCGTGCGTGCCATTACCGGCAAGCCGATCAAGTTCATCGGTATGGGCGAGAAGAGCGACGCGCTTGAGCCTTTCCACCCGGACCGTATCGCTTCGCGCATCCTGGGCATGGGCGACGTGCTCAGCCTGATCGAGCAGGCCGAACAGACCCTCGATAAAGACAAAGCCGACAAACTGGCCAAAAAGCTCAAGAAAGGTAAAGGCTTCGACCTCGAAGACTTCCGCGACCAACTGCAACAGATGAAGAACATGGGCGGCCTTGGCGGCCTCATGGACAAGCTGCCGAACATGGGTGGCGTCAATCTGGCGCAAATGGGCAATGCCCAGGGCGCAGCTGAAAAGCAGTTCAAGCAGATGGAAGCCATCATCAACTCCATGACCCCGGCCGAGCGCCGCGACCCTGAGCTGATCAGCGGTTCGCGTAAACGCCGTATTGCCATGGGTTCCGGCACTCAGGTGCAGGACATCGGTCGCTTGATCAA